The Streptomyces tendae genome has a window encoding:
- the tsaB gene encoding tRNA (adenosine(37)-N6)-threonylcarbamoyltransferase complex dimerization subunit type 1 TsaB, translating to MLLLALDTATPAVTVALHDGDDVIASSSQVDARRHGELLLPAVDRVLTEAGLRLDAVTGIVAGTGPGPYTGLRVGLMTADTFGLALGVPVHGVCTLDGLAYAADLEGPFVVATDARRKEVYWARYADSRTRLTDPAVDRPADIADQVAGLPAVGAGALLYPDTFPKAHEPEHVSAAALARLAAERLAAGEELPAPRPLYLRRPDAQVPKNYKVVTPK from the coding sequence GTGCTCTTGCTCGCTCTGGATACCGCCACCCCCGCCGTCACCGTCGCACTGCACGACGGCGACGACGTCATCGCCTCGTCGAGCCAGGTGGACGCCCGCCGCCACGGTGAACTGCTGCTCCCGGCCGTCGACCGGGTGCTCACCGAGGCCGGTCTGCGGCTCGACGCCGTCACCGGGATCGTGGCCGGCACCGGCCCCGGCCCCTACACCGGCCTGCGGGTCGGCCTGATGACCGCCGACACCTTCGGGCTCGCCCTCGGCGTGCCCGTGCACGGTGTGTGCACGCTGGACGGCCTGGCCTACGCGGCCGACCTGGAGGGCCCCTTCGTCGTGGCGACCGACGCCCGGCGCAAGGAGGTCTACTGGGCGCGGTACGCCGACTCCCGCACCCGCCTCACCGACCCGGCCGTGGACCGGCCCGCCGACATCGCCGACCAGGTCGCGGGGCTGCCCGCGGTGGGTGCCGGAGCGCTGCTGTACCCGGACACCTTCCCCAAGGCGCACGAGCCGGAGCACGTCAGCGCCGCCGCCCTGGCCCGGCTGGCCGCCGAGCGGCTGGCGGCGGGCGAGGAACTGCCCGCGCCCCGGCCGCTGTACCTGCGGCGGCCCGATGCCCAGGTCCCCAAGAACTACAAGGTGGTCACCCCCAAGTGA
- a CDS encoding LCP family protein: MLAGLLVLGAGAAAWAYLRLDGNIRGVDIDHALGDDRPAKGVTTPSPSPYAAADASPLPTGSLNLLVLGSDSRSGAENRRLGGGEGGSARSDTAMVVHLDAGRTAATVVSIPRDTLVDRPSCPLDDGESTRPASGVMFHTAYEVGGPVCAVKTVETLTGVRMDHYLEIDFAGFARLVDALGGVTVTTRQDIDDDRSHLTLDAGTHHLDGTQALALARTRYDVGDGSDLGRIALQQGLVKALVRQITELDLLTGPTVLYEVADAATAGLTTDTGLDSLGELTRFARSLRGLTADRVTTVTMPVLPAPSDPNRVVADEPEAEQLWASLK; this comes from the coding sequence GTGCTCGCCGGACTGCTGGTGCTGGGCGCGGGCGCGGCGGCCTGGGCGTATCTGCGTCTCGACGGCAACATCCGCGGGGTCGACATCGACCACGCCCTGGGGGACGACCGCCCCGCCAAGGGCGTGACCACGCCGTCCCCGTCGCCGTACGCGGCCGCCGACGCCTCGCCCCTGCCGACCGGGTCCCTGAACCTCCTGGTGCTCGGCTCGGACTCGCGCAGCGGCGCGGAGAACCGGCGGCTGGGCGGCGGGGAGGGCGGCAGCGCCCGGTCCGACACCGCGATGGTCGTCCACCTCGACGCCGGGCGCACCGCCGCGACGGTGGTCAGCATCCCGCGCGACACCCTCGTCGACCGGCCGTCCTGCCCCCTGGACGACGGGGAGTCGACGCGCCCGGCCTCGGGCGTCATGTTCCACACCGCGTACGAGGTGGGCGGGCCGGTGTGCGCGGTGAAGACCGTTGAGACACTCACCGGTGTCCGCATGGACCACTACCTGGAGATCGACTTCGCCGGGTTCGCACGCCTGGTCGACGCGCTCGGCGGGGTGACCGTCACGACCCGGCAGGACATCGACGACGACCGCAGCCACCTCACGCTGGACGCCGGCACCCACCACCTGGACGGCACCCAGGCCCTCGCACTGGCCCGAACCCGTTACGACGTCGGCGACGGCAGCGACCTGGGCCGCATCGCGCTCCAGCAGGGCCTGGTGAAGGCACTGGTCCGGCAGATCACCGAGCTGGACCTGCTGACCGGCCCCACCGTGCTCTACGAGGTCGCCGACGCCGCCACCGCCGGCCTCACCACCGACACCGGCCTGGACTCCCTCGGCGAACTGACCCGCTTCGCCCGCAGCCTGCGGGGCCTGACCGCCGACCGCGTCACCACGGTGACCATGCCGGTGCTGCCCGCCCCGTCCGATCCCAACCGGGTCGTGGCCGACGAGCCGGAGGCAGAACAACTCTGGGCGTCGCTGAAGTGA
- the rimI gene encoding ribosomal protein S18-alanine N-acetyltransferase translates to MTGTETLVLREMRWWDIDSVLELERDLFPEDAWSRGMFWSELAHARGPGATRRYVVAEEGDRIVGYAGLTTSGAEGDAGDAPAADVQTIAVTRDHWGTGLGSRLLTELLRAATEFECTEVMLECRVDNVRAQKLYERFGFEVIGVRRGYYQPGNVDALVMRLTDPSSSVTPDHSVNGVQGTEIHG, encoded by the coding sequence GTGACGGGAACCGAGACGCTCGTACTGCGCGAGATGCGCTGGTGGGACATCGACTCCGTGCTGGAGCTGGAACGGGACCTCTTCCCCGAGGACGCCTGGTCGCGCGGGATGTTCTGGTCCGAACTGGCCCACGCCCGCGGCCCCGGGGCGACCCGGCGCTACGTCGTCGCCGAGGAGGGCGACCGGATCGTCGGCTACGCCGGCCTCACCACCTCCGGCGCTGAGGGCGACGCCGGCGACGCCCCGGCCGCCGACGTCCAGACCATCGCGGTCACCCGCGACCACTGGGGCACCGGGCTCGGCTCGCGGCTGCTGACCGAGCTGCTCCGCGCGGCGACGGAGTTCGAGTGCACCGAGGTGATGCTCGAGTGCCGCGTCGACAACGTCCGCGCCCAGAAGCTCTACGAACGCTTCGGCTTCGAGGTCATCGGAGTCCGGCGCGGCTACTACCAGCCGGGCAACGTGGACGCGCTGGTCATGCGCTTGACCGACCCGTCCTCCTCCGTGACCCCGGACCATTCCGTGAACGGCGTACAAGGAACCGAGATCCATGGCTGA
- a CDS encoding polysaccharide deacetylase family protein, giving the protein MRVVGQNDKKWTRVGVRTGLAVLALAVLASGCGQDREPAEPAGGQQPLQAPPARALDSYAGKLRAAQAARAAAAKRWGLKKVPLAAPPPPAEKPRITTREGFEVDGHERLDLPPVFTTVPVEEKVVFLTIDDGAEKDPEFLRMMSELKVPYSAFLSDYVVNDDYGYFKDMQKRGVSLHNHTLHHPYLPALSRARQKREICGMQDVVEEHYGTRPVLFRPPYGNYDKNTLRAAKSCGITHVPLWNEEVFADHWEYREWDRKIHPGDIVLSHFRGRDDWKGTMPDMIRRFLDKVTAEGYAVGRLEDYL; this is encoded by the coding sequence ATGCGAGTAGTAGGACAAAACGATAAGAAGTGGACGCGGGTGGGGGTACGGACCGGCCTCGCGGTCCTCGCTCTCGCCGTCCTCGCCTCGGGCTGCGGCCAGGACCGCGAGCCGGCCGAACCGGCCGGCGGCCAGCAGCCCCTCCAGGCACCCCCGGCCCGCGCACTCGACTCCTACGCGGGCAAGCTGCGCGCCGCACAGGCCGCGCGGGCCGCCGCCGCCAAGCGCTGGGGCCTGAAGAAGGTCCCGCTGGCCGCGCCACCGCCGCCGGCCGAGAAGCCGAGGATCACCACCCGCGAGGGGTTCGAGGTCGACGGCCATGAACGGCTGGATCTCCCGCCGGTGTTCACCACCGTCCCCGTCGAGGAGAAGGTCGTGTTCCTCACCATCGACGACGGCGCCGAGAAGGACCCCGAGTTCCTGCGGATGATGAGCGAGCTGAAGGTGCCGTACAGCGCCTTCCTCAGCGACTACGTCGTCAACGACGACTACGGCTACTTCAAGGACATGCAGAAGCGGGGCGTGAGCCTGCACAACCACACGCTCCACCACCCCTATCTGCCGGCGCTCTCCCGTGCCCGGCAGAAGCGGGAGATCTGCGGCATGCAGGACGTCGTCGAGGAGCACTACGGCACCCGCCCGGTCCTCTTCCGCCCGCCCTACGGCAACTACGACAAGAACACCCTGCGCGCCGCCAAGAGCTGCGGGATCACCCACGTCCCGCTGTGGAACGAGGAGGTCTTCGCCGACCACTGGGAGTACCGCGAGTGGGACCGCAAGATCCACCCCGGTGACATCGTGCTCTCCCACTTCCGGGGCCGTGACGACTGGAAGGGCACCATGCCGGACATGATCCGCCGCTTCCTCGACAAGGTCACGGCCGAGGGGTACGCCGTGGGCAGGCTGGAGGACTACCTGTGA
- the groES gene encoding co-chaperone GroES, with protein sequence MTTASSKVAIKPLEDRIVVQPLDAEQTTASGLVIPDTAKEKPQEGVVLAIGPGRIEDGKRVELDVKVGDVVLYSKYGGTEVKYNGEEYLVLSARDVLAIVEK encoded by the coding sequence GTGACGACCGCCAGCTCCAAGGTTGCCATCAAGCCGCTCGAGGACCGCATCGTGGTCCAGCCGCTCGACGCCGAGCAGACCACGGCTTCGGGCCTGGTCATTCCGGACACTGCCAAGGAGAAGCCCCAGGAGGGCGTCGTCCTGGCCATCGGTCCGGGCCGCATCGAGGACGGCAAGCGCGTCGAGCTCGACGTGAAGGTCGGCGACGTCGTTCTGTACAGCAAGTACGGCGGCACCGAGGTCAAGTACAACGGCGAGGAGTACCTCGTCCTCTCGGCCCGCGACGTCCTCGCGATCGTCGAGAAGTAG
- the tsaD gene encoding tRNA (adenosine(37)-N6)-threonylcarbamoyltransferase complex transferase subunit TsaD translates to MADEPLVLGIETSCDETGVGVVRGTTLLADAVASSVDEHARFGGVVPEVASRAHLEAMVPTIDRALKEAGVSARDLDGIAVTAGPGLAGALLVGVSAAKAYAYALGKPLYGVNHLASHICVDQLEHGPLPEPTMALLVSGGHSSLLLSEDITSDVRPLGATIDDAAGEAFDKIARVLNLGFPGGPVIDRYAREGDPAAIAFPRGLTGPRDPAYDFSFSGLKTAVARWIEAKRAAGEEVPVRDVSASFQEAVVDVLTRKAVRACKDEGVDHLMIGGGVAANSRLRALAQERCEAAGIRLRVPRPKLCTDNGAMVAALGAEMVARDRRPSDWDLSADSSLPVTDPHVPGTAPSHDHVHETSGKNLYS, encoded by the coding sequence ATGGCTGACGAACCCCTGGTACTGGGGATCGAGACCTCCTGCGACGAGACCGGCGTCGGCGTCGTCCGCGGGACCACCCTGCTGGCGGACGCCGTCGCCTCCAGCGTCGACGAGCACGCCCGCTTCGGCGGCGTCGTCCCGGAGGTGGCGAGCCGCGCCCACCTGGAGGCGATGGTCCCCACCATCGACCGCGCGCTGAAGGAGGCGGGGGTGAGCGCCCGCGACCTCGACGGCATCGCCGTCACCGCGGGACCGGGCCTGGCCGGCGCGCTGCTGGTCGGCGTCTCCGCCGCCAAGGCGTACGCCTACGCCCTCGGCAAGCCGCTCTACGGGGTCAACCACCTCGCCTCGCACATCTGCGTCGACCAGCTGGAGCACGGGCCGCTGCCCGAGCCGACGATGGCGCTGCTGGTGTCCGGCGGCCATTCCTCGCTGCTGCTGTCCGAGGACATCACCTCCGACGTGCGGCCGCTCGGCGCGACCATCGACGACGCGGCGGGCGAGGCGTTCGACAAGATCGCCCGCGTGCTGAACCTCGGCTTCCCCGGCGGCCCCGTCATCGACCGGTACGCCCGCGAGGGCGACCCGGCCGCGATCGCGTTCCCGCGCGGCCTCACCGGCCCGCGCGACCCGGCGTACGACTTCTCCTTCTCCGGGCTGAAGACGGCCGTGGCCCGCTGGATCGAGGCGAAGCGGGCGGCGGGTGAGGAGGTGCCGGTGCGTGACGTGTCGGCCTCCTTCCAGGAGGCGGTCGTGGACGTGCTCACCCGCAAGGCCGTGCGGGCCTGCAAGGACGAGGGCGTCGACCACCTGATGATCGGCGGTGGCGTGGCCGCCAACTCCCGGCTGCGGGCGCTGGCCCAGGAGCGCTGCGAGGCGGCCGGCATCCGGCTGCGGGTGCCGCGCCCCAAGCTGTGTACGGACAACGGCGCGATGGTGGCCGCCCTCGGCGCGGAGATGGTCGCGCGCGACCGCCGGCCCTCCGACTGGGACCTCTCCGCGGACTCCTCGCTCCCGGTGACCGACCCGCACGTACCGGGCACCGCCCCCTCCCACGACCACGTCCACGAGACCTCGGGAAAGAACCTGTACTCATGA
- a CDS encoding polysaccharide deacetylase family protein gives MRWRGAPWPLPAALVLLAAAAAGCAAPGAGHVSSRAAPTAAATAPLPPVVDHVTTDDGTVFLTYDDGAERDPRFIDLVRERRLPVSMFLTDSVMGPGYGHFARLRAVGANLQNHTLDHPALPGLPYAGQRAQICGQQRKLASRFGIRPRLFRPPYGTYDTTTLRAAADCGIAAVVLWRVTLEPDGHLTYAHGPHRLLPGDIVSVPSGEAPPLSLADRTTRLLAELDERDLKVGRLEDHVGRHPGPATSGPAGATPSPSGATSSPSGA, from the coding sequence GTGAGGTGGCGCGGGGCTCCGTGGCCCCTCCCCGCGGCGCTCGTCCTGCTCGCCGCGGCCGCCGCCGGGTGCGCGGCGCCCGGCGCCGGGCACGTGTCCTCCCGGGCCGCACCGACGGCCGCCGCCACCGCCCCGCTCCCGCCGGTCGTCGACCACGTCACGACCGACGACGGCACCGTCTTCCTCACCTACGACGACGGTGCCGAACGCGACCCCCGCTTCATCGACCTGGTGCGCGAGCGCCGGCTGCCCGTCAGCATGTTCCTCACCGACAGCGTGATGGGCCCCGGATACGGCCACTTCGCCCGCCTGCGCGCGGTCGGCGCGAACCTGCAGAACCACACCCTGGACCACCCCGCCCTGCCCGGCCTGCCCTACGCCGGGCAGCGCGCCCAGATCTGCGGCCAGCAGCGCAAGCTGGCGTCCCGCTTCGGCATCCGCCCCCGCCTCTTCCGCCCGCCGTACGGCACGTACGACACCACCACGCTGCGCGCCGCCGCCGACTGCGGCATCGCGGCGGTGGTGCTGTGGCGCGTGACCCTAGAACCGGACGGCCACCTCACGTACGCCCACGGCCCGCACCGGCTGCTCCCCGGCGACATCGTCTCCGTACCGTCGGGCGAGGCCCCGCCCCTGTCGCTCGCGGACCGCACGACACGGCTCCTGGCGGAACTGGACGAGCGGGACTTGAAGGTGGGCAGACTCGAGGACCACGTGGGCCGGCATCCAGGCCCGGCCACTTCCGGCCCGGCCGGGGCCACTCCCAGCCCGTCCGGCGCCACATCCAGCCCGTCCGGCGCTTGA
- a CDS encoding THUMP-like domain-containing protein — translation MNDLAPLLTPEGRALLDEVRDTDPARELAVATRLRRDHPAELVSAALGQARLRQRAVAKFGAEDASRMFFTPNGVEQSTRRSVAEYRAECLRAAGVRSVADLCCGIGGDAIAVARAGIRVLAVDRDPLTCQAARANAGALGLAGLIEVREADVTEVDTAGYDAVFVDPARRSSRRGRIFDPEAYSPPLSWAVSAALKAPLGLLKIAPGIPHEAIPAEATAEWVSDGGDVKEAMLWFGSGVTPGARRATLLPAAAGIHSTPATLLPDPAVRPVGRYLYEPDGAVIRAHLVAQVAEEVRGGLIDPTIAYVTADDLHRTPYATAYEITDQLPFNVKKLKALLREREVGVLTVKKRGSAVEPEELRRKALPKPHGTASVTVFLTRVAGAPTMLLGHPAP, via the coding sequence GTGAACGACCTCGCCCCGCTCCTCACCCCCGAAGGCCGCGCCCTCCTCGACGAGGTGCGCGACACCGATCCCGCCCGCGAACTCGCCGTCGCGACCCGGCTGCGCCGCGACCACCCCGCCGAGCTGGTCTCGGCCGCGCTCGGCCAGGCGCGGCTGCGGCAGCGGGCGGTGGCGAAGTTCGGGGCGGAGGACGCGTCGCGGATGTTCTTCACCCCGAACGGGGTCGAGCAGTCGACCCGCCGCAGTGTCGCCGAGTACCGGGCGGAGTGCCTGCGGGCGGCCGGGGTGCGGTCGGTCGCGGACCTGTGCTGCGGGATCGGCGGGGACGCGATCGCCGTCGCCCGCGCCGGCATCCGGGTGCTGGCCGTCGACCGGGACCCGCTGACCTGCCAGGCCGCCCGCGCCAACGCCGGCGCGCTCGGGCTCGCCGGCCTGATCGAGGTGCGCGAGGCGGACGTGACGGAGGTGGACACGGCCGGGTACGACGCCGTGTTCGTCGACCCGGCCCGGCGCTCCTCCAGGCGCGGCCGGATCTTCGACCCGGAGGCCTACTCCCCGCCCCTGTCCTGGGCGGTGTCCGCCGCGCTGAAGGCCCCGCTCGGCCTGCTGAAGATCGCTCCCGGCATCCCGCACGAGGCGATCCCCGCCGAGGCGACGGCCGAGTGGGTCTCCGACGGCGGGGACGTGAAGGAAGCCATGCTGTGGTTCGGCTCCGGGGTGACGCCGGGGGCGCGGCGGGCGACCCTGCTGCCCGCCGCGGCCGGGATCCACTCCACCCCCGCCACCCTGCTGCCGGACCCCGCGGTCCGGCCGGTCGGGCGGTACCTGTACGAGCCCGACGGCGCCGTCATCCGCGCCCATCTGGTCGCCCAGGTGGCCGAGGAGGTCAGGGGCGGGCTGATCGACCCGACCATCGCCTACGTCACCGCCGACGACCTGCACCGCACCCCGTACGCCACCGCCTACGAGATCACCGATCAGCTGCCCTTCAACGTCAAGAAGCTGAAGGCGCTGCTGCGGGAGCGCGAGGTGGGTGTCCTCACCGTCAAGAAGCGCGGCTCGGCCGTAGAGCCGGAGGAACTGCGCCGCAAGGCCCTGCCGAAGCCGCACGGCACCGCGTCGGTCACGGTCTTCCTGACCCGCGTCGCCGGCGCACCCACGATGCTCCTGGGCCACCCGGCACCGTGA
- a CDS encoding RNA polymerase sigma factor, with protein MEFPRVIAGVTRIVRDVGIAEELAQDALVAALEQWPRDGVPDNPGAWLMTTARNRAVDLVRRRETYARKLAEIGRDAATVTAPPEVPADPDDIDDDLLRLVFTVCHPALSAEARTALTLRLLGGLTTAEIARAFLVPEPTVAQRIVRAKRTLARRNVAFEVPYGPDREARLGSVLDVIYLIFNEGYAATAGDDWLRPALCEDALRLARVLSGLMPKEPEVHGLTALLELQASRTAARTGPDGAPVLLKDQNRARWNRLLIGRGVAALARADAVASGPPGPYALQAAIAACHAHAYRYEETDWPRIAALYGLLAARTASPVVELNRAVAVSMAEGPEAALPLVDALTEVPALRDYHLLPSVRGDLLARLGRTDEARAEFTRAARLAGNARERELLLRRARDLGG; from the coding sequence ATGGAGTTCCCCCGGGTGATCGCCGGGGTCACCCGGATCGTCCGGGACGTCGGCATCGCCGAGGAACTCGCCCAGGACGCCCTCGTCGCGGCCCTGGAGCAGTGGCCGCGGGACGGGGTCCCCGACAACCCGGGCGCCTGGCTCATGACCACCGCCCGCAACCGCGCCGTCGACCTGGTCCGCCGCCGCGAGACCTACGCCCGCAAATTGGCCGAGATCGGCCGGGACGCGGCCACGGTGACCGCCCCGCCCGAGGTGCCCGCCGACCCGGACGACATCGACGACGACCTGCTGCGGCTCGTCTTCACCGTCTGCCACCCGGCGCTCTCCGCCGAGGCCCGCACCGCCCTCACCCTGCGGCTGCTCGGCGGTCTGACCACCGCCGAGATCGCCCGCGCCTTCCTCGTGCCCGAGCCGACGGTGGCGCAGCGCATCGTGCGCGCCAAGCGCACCCTGGCCCGGCGGAACGTCGCCTTCGAGGTGCCGTACGGGCCCGACCGCGAGGCCCGGCTCGGCTCGGTCCTCGACGTCATCTACCTGATCTTCAACGAGGGGTACGCCGCCACGGCCGGCGACGACTGGCTGCGACCCGCCCTGTGCGAGGACGCGCTGCGGCTGGCCCGTGTGCTGTCCGGGCTGATGCCGAAGGAACCCGAGGTGCACGGGCTGACCGCGCTGCTGGAGCTCCAGGCGTCCCGGACCGCCGCCCGCACCGGCCCCGACGGTGCGCCGGTGCTGCTCAAGGACCAGAACCGCGCCCGCTGGAACCGCCTGCTCATCGGCCGAGGGGTGGCCGCGCTGGCCCGCGCCGACGCCGTCGCCTCCGGGCCTCCGGGCCCGTACGCCCTCCAGGCGGCCATCGCCGCCTGCCACGCGCACGCCTACCGCTACGAGGAGACCGACTGGCCGCGCATCGCCGCCCTCTACGGCCTGCTCGCCGCCCGCACGGCCTCGCCGGTGGTCGAGCTCAACCGCGCGGTCGCCGTCTCCATGGCGGAGGGACCGGAGGCGGCGCTGCCGCTGGTGGACGCGCTGACCGAGGTGCCGGCGCTGCGCGACTACCACCTGCTGCCGAGCGTCCGCGGCGACCTCCTGGCCCGCCTCGGCCGCACGGACGAGGCCCGGGCCGAGTTCACGCGAGCGGCCCGGCTGGCGGGCAACGCACGGGAACGGGAGCTGCTGCTACGTCGCGCGAGGGACCTAGGCGGGTGA
- a CDS encoding LacI family DNA-binding transcriptional regulator, which yields MTSPQPAETRTNGRSSQTATLAEIAREAGVSAPTVSKVLNGRADVAPGTRSRVEELLRTHGYRRRRAEATRSPLIDLVFHELESAWAMEVIRGVENVARDAGLSVVLSESAGRLTPGRTWADQVAARRPHGVILVLSGLDESGRALLTSRSIPFVVMDPAGDPGTDVPSIGATNWQGGLAATRHLVELGHTRIGAISGPSRMMCSRARVDGYRAALDTAGLPVDPELIVTGDFHHDAGYQLGLALLRREDRPTAVFAGNDLQALGLYEAARELGLRIPEDLSVVGFDDLPVARWVGPPLTTVRQPLTEMAEAAARLVLDLGKGEDSSTATRVELATSLVVRSSTAPPGRV from the coding sequence ATGACTTCTCCGCAGCCCGCTGAGACCCGGACCAACGGGCGCAGCTCGCAGACCGCGACGCTCGCCGAGATCGCCCGCGAGGCGGGTGTCTCCGCGCCGACTGTTTCGAAGGTGCTCAACGGCCGCGCCGACGTCGCCCCGGGTACCCGCTCCCGGGTCGAGGAGCTGCTGCGCACCCACGGCTACCGGCGCCGTCGCGCCGAGGCCACCCGGTCGCCCCTGATCGACCTGGTCTTCCACGAGCTGGAGAGCGCCTGGGCGATGGAGGTCATCCGGGGCGTGGAGAACGTCGCACGGGACGCCGGGCTGAGCGTCGTGCTCTCCGAGAGCGCCGGACGGCTCACGCCGGGCCGCACCTGGGCCGACCAGGTGGCCGCCCGCCGCCCGCACGGCGTGATCCTCGTGCTGTCCGGCCTCGACGAGTCCGGCAGGGCGCTGCTGACCAGCCGTTCCATCCCCTTCGTGGTCATGGACCCGGCCGGTGACCCGGGCACCGACGTGCCCTCCATCGGCGCGACCAACTGGCAGGGCGGCCTCGCGGCCACCCGGCATCTGGTCGAGCTGGGCCACACCCGCATCGGGGCGATCAGCGGGCCCTCGCGGATGATGTGCAGCCGGGCCCGCGTCGACGGGTACCGGGCCGCCCTGGACACCGCCGGGCTGCCGGTCGACCCGGAGCTGATCGTGACCGGCGACTTCCACCACGACGCCGGCTACCAGCTGGGTCTCGCCCTGCTGCGCCGCGAGGACCGGCCCACCGCGGTCTTCGCCGGCAACGACCTCCAGGCGCTCGGGCTGTACGAGGCGGCGCGTGAGCTGGGGTTGCGGATCCCGGAGGACCTGAGCGTGGTCGGGTTCGACGACCTGCCGGTGGCCCGCTGGGTGGGGCCACCCCTGACGACCGTGCGGCAGCCGCTGACGGAGATGGCGGAGGCGGCGGCCAGGCTGGTCCTCGACCTCGGCAAGGGCGAGGACAGCTCCACGGCGACCCGGGTGGAGCTGGCGACCAGCCTGGTGGTGCGCAGCAGCACGGCCCCGCCCGGGAGGGTCTGA